Proteins found in one Takifugu flavidus isolate HTHZ2018 chromosome 7, ASM371156v2, whole genome shotgun sequence genomic segment:
- the LOC130529356 gene encoding ras-related protein Rab-8A, with protein MAKTYDYLFKLLLIGDSGVGKTCVLFRFSEDAFNSTFISTIGIDFKIRTIELDGKKIKLQIWDTAGQERFRTITTAYYRGAMGIMLVYDITNEKSFDNIKNWIRNIEEHASADVERMILGNKCDVNDKRQVSKDRGEKLALDYGIKFMETSAKANINVEEAFLTLARDIKAKMDKKLEGNNPQGSSQGVKITEQPKKSSFFRCTLL; from the exons ATGGCGAAGACTTACGACTACTTGTTTAAACTTCTTTTAATCGGCGATTCAGGCGTCGGAAAGACCTGCGTCCTTTTCAGGTTTTCAGAGGACGCCTTCAACTCAACGTTTATCTCCACCATAG gtatTGACTTCAAGATCAGAACAATAGAGTTAGATGGGAAGAAGATCAAGCTACAGATATG ggacacagcaggacaggagagatTCAGGACCATCACAACAGCTTATTACAGAGGAGCCATG GGGATCATGTTAGTGTATGACATTACCAATGAGAAGTCATTTGACAACATCAAGAACTGGATACGAAATATTGAAGAG CACGCGTCGGCAGACGTGGAAAGGATGATCCTTGGGAACAAATGCGACGTCAATGACAAGCGGCAGGTGTccaaagacagaggagagaag CTGGCACTTGACTATGGAATCAAGTTTATGGAGACTAGTGCAAAGGCAAACATCAATGTGGaggaa GCCTTCTTAACTCTGGCCAGGGACATCAAAGCAAAGATGGACAAGAAGTTG gaGGGCAACAACCCCCAGGGCAGCAGTCAAGGAGTAAAGATTACGGAGCAGCCCAAGAAGAGCAGTTTCTTCCGCTGCACACTCCTGTGA
- the hsh2d gene encoding hematopoietic SH2 domain-containing protein homolog, giving the protein MMDLSPAVQEQLRSSFSTGAIPDWFHGIITRKAAEELLAPRPRGCFLIRVSESRPGYTLSYRAEDRCKHFMIDVMEDGCFIIVGEKRRHQFLQDLVDFHRHTPIAPSTEVLTLACRKKDDSTHYAELLFPQRHQRNAILPPNSSLLPSTSGPVPPEEVRPALPCRPNIPRNPEVQDPTSSHPDTPVPKPRNRYFADNLQASSFPKLPVQNFVPQAKQNISLPPSPSVPTDLSFTSAYKNLAAKHSAVSNLKILNKIFPTEKFMATENKVVKEEETLKGPDAGLPDEYRPPPPFAPGY; this is encoded by the exons ATGATGGACCTGAGTCCGGCGGTTCAAGAGCAGCTCCGATCGTCCTTCAGCACCGGCGCGATCCCAGACTGGTTCCACGGGATCATTACCAGGAA GGCTGCAGAGGAACTGCTGGCGCCCAGGCCTCGCGGCTGCTTCCTCATCAGAGTCAGCGAGAGCAGGCCCGGTTACACGCTCTCCTACCG AGCTGAGGACCGCTGCAAGCATTTCATGATCGACGTGATGGAGGACGGCTGTTTCATCATAGTGGGGGAGAAGAGGCGCCACCAGTTCCTGCAGGATCTGGTGGACTTTCATCGCCACACCCCCATCGCACCGTCCACCGAAGTGCTGACCCTCGCCTGTAGAAAG AAGGATGACAGCACCCACTACGCAGAGCTTCTGTTTCCCCAAAGACATCAGAGGAACGCGATTTTGCCACCCAACAGCTCCCTGCTTCCCAGTACGAGTGGTCCAGTCCCTCCTGAGGAAGTCCGACCAGCCCTCCCCTGTCGACCAAACATCCCCAGGAACCCTGAGGTCCAGGACCCAACCAGCTCTCATCCAGACACC CCGGTGCCCAAGCCCAGGAATAGATATTTTGCTGACAATCTTCAGGCCTCCAGTTTTCCTAAACTCCCTGTTCAGAACTTTGTCCCTCAGGCGAAGCAGAACATCTCTCTGCCACCCAGTCCCTCCGTACCCACAGATCTGAGCTTCACCAGTGCCTATAAGAACCTGGCAGCCAAGCACTCAGCTGTCTCCAACCTAAAGATCCTGAATAAGATATTTCCAACTGAAAAGTTCATGGCCACAGAGAACAAGgtggtgaaagaggaggagacccTCAAAGGTCCAGATGCAGGATTACCTGATGAATACCGACCGCCTCCACCCTTTGCTCCTGGATACTGA
- the tax1bp3 gene encoding tax1-binding protein 3, protein MAHTPGQPVSAVVQRIEIKKLRQGDHLILGFSIGGGIDQDPSQNPFSQNKSDKGIYVTRVSPKGPADEAGLKEGDKIMQVNGWDMTMVTHDQARKKLTKKSEDVVRLLVTRRSLEEVVKQSMGPWHK, encoded by the exons ATGGCGCACACTCCGGGACAGCCCGTCTCTGCTGTGGTG CAAAGAATTGAAATTAAAAAGTTGCGGCAGGGAGATCATTTGATCCTGGGCTTCAGCATTGGAGGGGGGATCGACCAGGATCCTTCTCAGAACCCCTTCTCTCAGAACAAGTCAGACAAA ggcATCTATGTGACCAGGGTATCGCCCAAGGGTCCCGCAGATGAGGCCGGATTAAAGGAGGGTGACAAAATAATGCAG GTGAACGGCTGGGATATGACCATGGTGACCCACGACCAGGCCCGTAAAAAACTAACAAAAAAGAGCGAGGACGTGGTGAGGCTGCTGGTCACCAGAAGGTCGTTGGAGGAAGTTGTCAAGCAGTCGATGGGCCCGTGGCACAAATAA
- the ccl44 gene encoding chemokine (C-C motif) ligand 44 → MVMLQMLTVISLTVILLASVEGKGVQMQKDVQCCMLYSQGKVRTKDVLRFEVQTEGPDCSIQAIILYTKKAVKCADPRDRKVKRLLRKLLQRQRTKAHRTMWLQPYDNLPVMTEDKKHNWEVLNLE, encoded by the exons ATGGtcatgctgcagatgttgacTGTTATCTCTCTGACTGTTATTCTCCTGGCATCTGTGGAAG GTAAAGGTGTGCAGATGCAGAAGGATGTCCAGTGCTGCATGTTGTACTCCCAGGGTAAGGTGCGTACCAAAGATGTGCTGCGGTTTGAAGTGCAGACGGAGGGGCCCGACTGCAGTATACAAGCCATCAT TCTTTACACAAAGAAGGCGGTGAAATGTGCAGACCCCAGAGACCGGAAGGTAAAGAGGCTGCTGAGAAAGCTCCTGCAGAGGCAGAGAACCAAGGCCCACCGAACCATGTGGCTGCAGCCGTACGACAACCTCCCTGTCATGACCGAG GACAAAAAGCACAACTGGGAAGTTCTTAATTTGGAGTGA